Part of the Vagococcus jeotgali genome, ATAATGGCATGTCAGCCTCAGAAAAAGCTGCTACCTTCTTAATAAAAGCTAAATCAACCTCTAGAGGAGTTTGTTGCATATGATTTTGAAATAATAAATATTGATATTGTTGCCATATATCATTTGGAAATGGGATGCCTGCTTTAATATAAGTGAATAACTCATCAATCCCTAAATCCACATGATTGATTTGACGATTTATTTCTGTTGCAACTTGAGCTGGAATGTTTAAGTGATCTTTAAAGTGCTGTCTACCTAAAGCTAGACTTTCCCCTGTGACTTTTGACACAATAATATATTGAAACTTTAATCTTCTGCCGCACTGACAAAACAGTTGATTTTGCGTTTCTTTGGGATAGTGATAGTCTATTTTTAAATCATCAAAACGCCAATCAGAAGCTTGCAAATAACTATTTTGTAAAAACTCAGAACGAAGTAAATATTTTCTATAATCATCTAATAAATCACGTTGCTTAACTGTCATTTTAGAATAAATCTCATAACGTTGCTGAACAGTTAATGGCAATATATCGATATGTTGATATGCTTGAATCATTTACTCCTCCTTAGGTTTTCTGATAACTTGTTTGACAATCTCTCATCAGCTTCTTTAGTTTTGTCTTTAGTACTTGAGATGTGTCATCGCTTAATTCGATAAAAACTGTTGGGCTGACACTTAAATCAATTAATGAAATAGCTTACCACTGCCCTTTATCTAATTGTAACGTGATTTTAGGACTTACTATGGATGCACCACACGCATCAATTTCTAGTTTGGCAAACTCATAACCTTCTGGGATTTCTCTTAAACGGTAATAGGCATCATTAATCCACGTTTTATCTTCTCTAACATATTCTTTAAATGTTGCTAATTCTTCTGGTGTCATCATATTCTCCTTCATATTTTTAATTTTATTATGTCATCAAATTATATAGACATCTCTTATATCTATATTTACTACTCATTAAAACTGAATAAGTCAAAAGTTGGTTTTACTTTAACTATGAAGTACTATTCATTTAGACCAAAAAGAGGATGACAAATTAGTCATCCTCTTCTTGGTTTAAATTTGACCAATTAATTCACTAGCTGGTACAAATGTATATCCTTGATCTTTATAATAAAGAATCACATTTTCTAGAGCATCAGCTGACGTGTCATGAATGTCATGCATCAATACAACAGCTTGTGTAAATGGCTGAGCTTTCACTTGACCTAAAATAGCATCAGAATTTCTTGATTGCCAATCTAGAGTATCCACATTCCATAAAGCAATGTCCATATCAGTCGCATTTGTGACAGTTTCATTATATGCTCCGTACGGCGGGCGAAGCATCGTTGGACGTTTTCCTGTAATTTTTTCAACAGCATCATTTGTGACATCAATTTGTTTTTTCACACTTGCTTGATCTAGAGTAGACAAATCAGAATGGTCATAACTATGATTACCAATTTCATGTCCTTCATCAGCAATTCTCTTTAATGTGTCAGGATAATTTTCTACCATATTACCTAAAACGAAAAATGTCGCTTTTACATCATGTTTTTTTAGTGTATCTAAAATTTGAACAGAGCTACCATCATTCGGACCATCATCAAAAGTTAATGCAACTAACTTACGGTTGTCTACTAGTTCATCAGGATGTTCTTTTTGAATTTCCTTACGTAAAATTTGTGTCCTATTCATTAGAGGTTTCTTCACTTCTGGATTCTTAATCTCATCTACTTGAGCTACTAATTTTTCAAACTCCTCAGTCGATGGGACTTCTTTAATATCATCTTTGTTCATGTACTTATCTAACTCTGATTGTGCCGTGTGAATTGTTTTTGTTTGAGAAGCAATATCTTTATAAGCTACTTCTAAAGTGGCACGTTGTTCATCTTTAGGAAGTGAGTTAATGTTCTCAGACATCTTTTTCTCATCTGCTTCACTCATCACTTTACTAACACTTAACCCTTTTTCCAAACTATTTCCTTTAAAAGGATCTTTGTCAAAGGTGGTCGCTATTTCTTTTGAAATGGTTATTTTTTTATTCATTGCATCAATCGCTTTAGAATCATTATCATATTGAGTGATTAAATCACTTTTTTGTTTTTTCATTTCACCAGAAATATGAGTTAAATTCTCTAACATCGTTTTATTCTCATCTACTGATTTTTTCGTTTTTGTTACTTGATCTTTAATTGTATTGTCTGCAACATAAGATTCCAAACTAGTTTTTTTAAGTTGATCCACAGCCTTTGTAATCATAACCTGCTCTTCCTCAGCTGCTTTTAACATATCAGTTGCTTTCCTATCCGTTGTCATTTTTTTCGCTAGAAAAACTACTTCTACTAATAATATAATCACTAAGATTGCTAAAACAATTTTTTTATTTTTACCTTGAGTCATTTTATATCATCTACACCTTTCCACGCATACAGCAGTGACATTTTTTTACACTTTTCTTGGAGAAAATAAAACTTGTCTCGTCATTGTATCACAATAAATTTCAAATATCAGTATTAGTTTCATTAAAAAAATAACCATAATCCTAAGTTTTTCTAAGCAACATCTCATACTAGAAGACAATTATAGACTTTATTAAGGCATTCTAAAAGATTATACCTACTTTTTTCCAAATTGTAAAATATTTTGATCTTGATGTCTTGATCAAATAGTCACTATACTTCTCTAAAGCAACAAAAATAGGTGATTAATGTATTTTTAACACAAAAAAAGGCTGACTAATTAAAGTCAACCTCTCCTTTGTTTATGTGGGTAAATATGTGTAGTTATGAATAAAAAATGATTATTTTTTCATACCATAAACAGATACTTCATAGATTCTTGCTGCAGAATCTGCACCTTGTGTTGGTTTGTCTAATGTAATTTTTACGTATCTTGCTTCAACTGGAGCGAATGTGTCTGTAGTCTCGCCAGCTGAATTATTAATCACACGTGTGACTTGTTTGTATTCTTTTCCATCTTCACTAACTTCAATTTTGTAAGCTTTCGTGTTCATATCAGGACCCTCGCCACCTGCTTCAGCATGGCTCATTTTCACTTCACTGACTGTATCAACTTGACCTAAATCAACCGTGATATCATGAGGAGCAGGACCGACTGCACACCACTTAGTATCTAATTTACTATCAAGTGCAAACTCTGGTGCTTCTCCGTCATTGACAAATGATGATGCTTCTGCCGTTGCACCTTCTGATAACTTAGGTAACTCACCTTTAGCATCTTTTGTTACTGTGATAAAGTTTTTCTCTTCGGCAATATTTTCACCTGATTCATTTTTAGCTGTTAATTTAACCTCATAAGTGCCTTCTTTTTCATATTTAACCACTGCTGAATCCTGATCACTCTTCTCAGGTGTTCCACCAACAAAATCCCAAGCAATAGATTCTGCATTTTGTGATGATGTATTAGTAAATGTTACCTCATCTCCTGGTGCAATTAATGTACGTGATGCTTTGAAACTTGCTTTTGGAATACTATTATCTGGCCACTCCATTGCAACTTTCTCACTTGCTGTACCACGACGGCCATAAACATCTACTGGAATGACTTCAAATTCTGTTTTGTTCGTATCATCATTACGTTCTAGTGCGTTAATATAGTGATTTGTCGTTGGTGTCGCACCTAAGAATGAACGAGAATCATCACCATTAATACGGTAAATTTCATAGTAATCAACTTTCTCATCCCCTGCTTCACTCCAAGACATACGTACACCGGTGAAGTTTGTTTCCTCTTCATCAAAGACAGTATCTTCAACAATTAAATCTTTTACTGCCATGTCTACTTTTTCTTCTTTTGGTAAGATAGCTAATTGACCAAGTTTTAATTCGTAATCATGTGATTCTTTATCACTTGTGATGTCATAAGCCATTTCCTTGATTGTTTTACCTACAACATTTTTCATATCATAAGTAACAGTCGTCCACTCATCACCAATTTTTTTATCAGCTTTAATTGTTTCTTTTTTGTCATCACCTAGAGTTAACACTAAATCAAGAGATGTTTCTTCCGTTGCTTTAGCAGTTGATGTAAATGTAGCACCTTCTGGTATTTCAATTTCTGAGCGGTAAAGATTCATATGTGTTGTTTCACCTTTAGCCATTTTACCTCTTAATTTAACTGAGTTACCAGCATTATAAGCATCAGTATAGTCCATAGAAGGTATTAACTCATTTCCTTTACCATGGTCAAATTCCCAGCGATATGTTGGCATAATATCTTGCATACTACGGTTATTCCAGTTCATAGCTGATACTTTTTCACCATTAATAAAATAATTATACCCATTACCTAAACTAAAGTTTGTTTTAAATGGAACTGTTGTAATCGCTGTTTGTTCTACAGCAAACGTCGAGATACCTGGCCATTCTTCACCTTTTGGTAAGGTAGAATCACGTGGATCTTGCTTACCATTCACCCAGAAAATACCTTCTTTTTCCTGGAATTCATCAGCTGTTTCAGATGAATTAAATGTCCAACTTGGCACATATAAGCCAAGAGACGTATAAGGCGTTCCCTTATCATCCATAAATAAGTCCCATTTAACAGGTGTGGCAAAACCATTTCCCTGTAAATCAATTCCTGCATACAATGAATATGGGTCAATGTTTTCTTTTTTAGCTTTTTCATTTGATTTTTTCAGCAACTCATCTTTAGCAAACTTATCAGTATTCCACCAGAAATTTAAGAACATAGTGTCAGCTAGTGGATTCATATCGGCATCAACTAAGTAATCTTTATTTTTGTCTGTTAAAGCATTTTGCCAGTCCATCTCACCATCAACTGTCATTGAGTCATACCACATTAAATCTAATCTATCCTCAGCTTTTGCTTCATACTGAGCAATTAATTCACGCATTAAATCAGCGTGTTTTTTAGAAAAACCATTCTCGTCGTCTTTTTTCTCTTTCTTCTCTTCTTTACCGTCTTTAACATCATCAAAACTTTCTACTTCATTATCTGTTTCCTGATTAATAAACCAACCATCAAATCCGTAAGCATCAGCTACTTCAATCATTTTATCTACTGCTGGAAAATTACCATCAGCATCCTTAACTAAAAATTCATCTAACCACTCAATTTTTCCCCCGTGAGCTAGTTGTGGGAAGAAAACAGTCCCTAAAACTGGTACACCATTTTTATGAGCAGCATCAATCACATCAGCACTTGGTGGTACGATGATCCCCTCACCTGATGATCCTCCCCAATAAACCATTTGATCCACATATTGCCAATAAGAAAATACATTAGCATCAAAGGTGTTAATACCATGTGGTGCATTACCACTTGTACTGTTGTTCATAATAGATAATGCTACAACATTCATGTTTTTATCTTGAGAGTCATTGGAAGTTGGTAATTCTTTTTTATCTACACGTTTTGCAAGAGGCACGCTACCTACATTAAATTTAGCATCCGGATCTTTGTCAAAACTCCATGCTAGAAAGTCCTTTGGAAACCAATAAGATGATTCTGGTTGATTGACCATACCCTTATCTAATTTACTTGTTTCCGTCTCTTGGAATTTTAAATTACTCAAAGCTGATTCATTAGAGTTATCTTTAGCACAACCAGTGGCAATAACTCCTGTTGCCAACATCATAAGTACTGCAGCTGATTTTGTTAAACGATTTGTTGTCATCAAACTCCTCCTAGGTTTATTCTTTCTTCTACTGATTAATAATAACGTTTTCATAGTTGGTTTTTAACAAACATATTAAAGGTATTTGTGAACAAATTAAAGGTTATTTGTTTTTTATTCGCTACATCTGCTAATTTTTGAAAAAAATAAAAGACAAACCTCATACATCAAGGTTTGTCTTTTAAATCTAACTAATAACTAGATCATTTTTCCTAACGCCACATCAAAGATGCCATCTGCCAAATCTTCTAGAAAGTCCATTTCATGAGACACTAGTAAAACTGTTCCTTCAAACTCATTTAGTGTTTGTTTTAATGAATCTTTTGATTGTTGATCCAAGTGGTTTGTCGGCTCATCCAATACTAAAAAATTACTCTTGATCAAGGTTAAGTAACATAGTTTTACCTTACACTGTTCGCCACCACTTAATTGACTAAGTGGTTTGGTCATATTATCATCAGTAATCCCACTTTTAGATAGCATTCGTCTTGTTTCTTTATGATTTAGTTTTGGATGTTTAAATTGTAGCCAATCAACAGCTGATTGATTGGGATGCTCCCAGTTTAAATCCTGAGAGAAATAATTAATTTTAGTATCACGAGACATTTCAATCTCACCAGATAAGGCAGGAATATCTCCAACTAATGTTTTCAAGAGAGTGGATTTTCCAATCCCATTAAATCCTTTAATAGCAATCTTCTCGCCTTTTTGAATTCTAAAATTAATCGGCTCAAGTAATGGGAATTCATAACCAATAGATAAATCATCTACTTGAACAACTAAATGACTATGACTCATTTCATATGGAAAATCAAATTTTCCTGGTTTACCTTCAGATGGCGGTGTTAGACGTTCAATTTTATTCAATTGTTTTTCACGACTTTTGGCCATATTCGATCGGCTTCCAGCTTTATATTTACGCACGTAATTTTCTAATTTATCAATTTCTTTTTGCTGTTTGGCATAATCTCTTAAATGTTGCTCAGCTTTAGCTTCTTTTTGCTTCATAGCAGCTTCTAAGTTTCCGTTATATTTGGTGATAGTTTGATAATCGATATCACAAATGCAATTGGTTACTTTATTTAAAAAATCACGGTCATGAGAAATCACAATATACGTGCTATCTAATTGACCTAAATAATCAGCTAACCACTCAATATGAGAGACATCTAAATAGTTAGTCGGCTCATCTAATAAAAAGACGTCTGCTGTTTCAAGTAGTAATTTAGCTAAACTGACTTTAGAGCGCTGACCACCACTTAGTTGATCTACCTCTTTATCTAATCCAATCGCCGTCAAGCCTAAACCACTGGCAACTTGCTCAATTTTTGTTTCAATACCATAAAAGTCATTAGCTTCAAGTTGCTCTTGGTACTTTCCAATTGTTTCAAGAAGAGCATCATCATACGTTTCGGCATATTCTACATACAAAGCTTGAATCTCATCATTTTTTTTATACAGATCAGAAAAAGCTTGTTTTAAGTAATCAAACATAGTGTCTCCTGGCTCATAGGTCAATACTTGTTCTAAGTAAGAAATTTTCAAATTATTTTGCCACACAATTCGTCCGCTATCAGGCATGATTTCTCCTTGTATCATCTTAAGAAGAGTTGATTTTCCTGCTCCATTTTTTCCAGTTAATCCAAGATGCTCTCCCTTATTTAAACGTAGTGATCCGTCTTCATACAACACTTTATCAGGTAATTCATAACTTAAATCATCTATTTCTAATATACTCATTTTTTTCTCCTTTTTATATACCTATTATCACAAAAATAAAGAGAACAATTGAACTGCTCATCAATCGCTCTCTCAACTATTTATAATTAATATCGTCTCGATTTACATGTAGTAGAAATATAGCATTTTGGACCTTATTAGTCAATAATACTGGACCTAGCTACATGTCTTATTTATTGATTATTTCTTTTTCTGATTTAACAAAGTCACCAGTGGGTAAACGCCAATTTCGATTTAACCCTATGACTCTTAGAATAACTGTTAACATAATCAATAAAATATAAAATTCTGAATTTTGTGGAGGTAAAAAATACATAGCTAACGCAATTAAAATCGACCAACTTCCATAGACCTCAGCACAGAGTACAGTTGGTTTTTTACCTGCTAACAAATCTCGAATTAATCCACCACCAGTACCAGTTAGAATCGCTGCAACAATGACTGGACCAACACCATGATGTAGTTCTAAACCATACAAAGCTCCTTGTATGCTAAATGCTGCTAAGCCAACAGCATCAGCAATAATTTCAAAGGTTCGTAAAGAAGATAACTTCTTAGGAAAGAAATAAACAAGAATAATCGTTATAAAAGAAACATAAAATAACTGTGTTTGACTCCAAAAAATCTCCATAGGCAACCCTAAAATCAAATTTCTTAAAGCACCACCACCAAATGCTGTTACAAAACCTAAAACCACAATTCCTAATAAATCATACTTCTCCTCCATCGCAGCTAAAGCTCCTGAGAAGGAAAATGCAATCGTTCCTATAATACTGGTTATTTCTAATACATTCATGATAAAACCTCCCTAAACACCACCACAATCTTTTCGATTCAATTATAAACGTTTCAATCATAAAAAGGGCAACTTTTTTCTTAAATTTCTCTCATTTATAAACTTTTGACTCCTATTTTTCACAAACTAGTTAGCATGTCCTTGCATTTCAAGATGTTGTTTAATCACTCTCATAAAATCTTCTCCGTACTTATCTAGTTTGTTTTGACCTACCCCTTTAATTTGTAGAAATTCAATGGATGTTGTAGGGACTTTGTCTACTAAATCTTGTAAGGTTTTATCAGAAAATACGACATAAGGCGGCAAGTTTTGTTTGGTTGCTAAATCTGATCGAAGCAATCGAAGGGATTCAAATAATTCATCTGCCTTCATCAATTGCTTAACAGCTAATTGTTTTCTAAACACTTGTTTTTTCCCAAGTAACACATCAATGCCATTTTCTGAAACCAGTAAAACAGGATACTGATCTTTTGTTGGAACAAGTAATTGTTCAGCAGTTAAAAAGTCAATGAGATCTACAACTTCTTTTTGTGTCATGTCAGATAATAAACCATAAGTTGATAGCTTATCAAACTGCCATTGGGTAATTTTTTGATCTTTAGAACCTATCAATACTTTACCAATCAAACCTTTACCAAACTTTTCACCCATACGTTTCACACAAGAGAGTACTTTTTGAGCATCTTTAGTGATATCAACAACTTCTCTATCATCTAGACAGTTGCTACAATGGCCACACGCCACCCCATTTTCGCCAAAATACCTCAAAATATATTGTTGTAAGCACATCTGTGTGTGAGCGTATTGATTCATCTCTCGTAGTTTTTCATATTCATGCTGTTTATATTCAGCCTCACCAGTAGATTGCTCAATAAAATAGTGCTGAATTTGAATGTCTTGAGGGGCATATAACAAAATAGCATCACTAGGTAAACCATCTCTACCCGCTCTTCCTGCTTCTTGATAGTAGGACTCAATATTTCCAGGTAACTGGGCATGAATCACAAACCTCACATTACTTTTATCAATACCCATACCAAAAGCATTTGTAGCAATCATAACCTGGGTTTGATCATAAATAAAATCTTCTTGATTTTTTGATCTTTGAGTTTCTGATAGGCCACCATGATACATCCCTACTGATAACCCAGCATGTTTGATTAATCTATAAAGGCGCTCTACTTCTTTTCTAGTCGTAGCATAGATGATTCCTGATTGACCTTTATTAGTTTTTAAATATTCTAATAAATAGTTATCATGTTGGTCTTTGAATAACTGAAAAGATAAATTTTCCCTAGCAAATCCTGTTTGAACACGGTTTGATTTAGGTATATGTAACAACTGGCAAATATCTTGTGCTACTTCTTCAGTTGCTGTTGCAGTTAATGCAACAATAGTCGGCTGATTAGAAAAATATTTTAAATTCTCGGCAAGATCTAAGTAACTTGGCCTAAAGTCATGTCCCCACTGAGAAATACAATGTGCTTCATCAATGGCAATTAGACCAATCTGACGTTGGTTTAATTGCTGAATAAATTCTGCTGAGCTAAGGCGTTCCGGAGCAACATAGAGAAGCTTAATATCCCCATATAAAACTTGCCTAAGCCGGTGATTTATCTCTTGATAATCCAGAGTACTATTAATATACGTAGCGGAAATTCCCATATCATTTAAAGCATCTACTTGATCTTTCATTAAAGAAATTAAAGGAGAGACAACCAAAGTGAGATCAGAACTCATCACTGCGGGTAGTTGGTAACAAACTGACTTGCCTCCTCCTGTTGGCATAATCCCTAATACATTTTCTCCTTGATTAATGTAGCGGATAATATCTTCCTGGCCAGCCCTAAATGTTGTATAGCCAAATACCTCTTCTAAACATTGGTAGATTTTTTCCATAAAAATATCTCCTTTACATCATTTTCGCCACCTCAATATAACATACCTTACTTATTTCATAAATAAGATTCCCTTGTTTTCCTGAATTTCGTATTGTCTGTCTCAAGGTGTCTTTGCTATAATAGTTGTAAGGAGAATTCTTATGGCTAAAAAGAAAAAACAAGAAACAAAAGGATACTACCTATATATTGGAGTTGCTCTTGGTCTTATCTACGGGGTTATTTTCAATAAAATCTGGCTAGGGCTGGGTATTGGGTTAGTTATTGGTGCAGGGTTTGATTTTTTAATGAAACAAGACAAAAAAAAGAAGTAAATGGATGCATGTCACCATGTCCATTTACTTCTTTTTTTATCTCTGATTAGATTTGAGTTATTTTATAAATCATATCAGGCGTTGTCCCACAACAACCACCGATACTAACATGAGAAAACTTTTGTATTTGAGCAATTCCTTCTAAATATTCCATATCTCTAACAGGATAAATTAAACGCTCATCATCTTTTGTTGGTATTCCTTTATTAGGACTAATAACAACAGGAAAATCTGATACTTGTCTAAATGACTCAAGAAAAGATTTTACCTGATTAAAATCAGACACACAATTGATACCTAAGGCAATCACTTGCTTCCTATTTACAAGGTTTCCAAATTGCTCAATTTCAGCTACAGTTAAGTCCTCTAAATTAGTGATTGAAGCAATCACATCAATAGCTGGGGCCACTTCCTCAACGCAATTTAGAGCATATTTCAATTCTCTCAAATCATAAAAAGTCTCTAGTAATATCTGGTGACAGTCTTCTTCTAAGGCAACTTTTGCCTGTGTTTGATAACGTTGTCTTCTTTTTTCCTTATCCCAACCAAGAGGAGCTGGGCTCATATCATAGACCCAAAAATCAGGATGTAATCCTTTGACTAAACCACAAGCTCTAATACCTAACTGATGTATCTCTTCTTCTGGAAGGTCATCCAGGGACAAGCTAAAGGTATGTGTTTTCAAAACATTAGCACCAGCATTTAAATATGATTGATGAATATTTACAATATCTTCAGTATGACTCATCACACTTTGACTAAATTCTTGATAGGATAACCCTTTTTTCAAACACTCCGTTCCCATAGCACCGTCAAATATTAAACAGTGAGTTCCAATTACTTCACTCAACATCATGTTTTTCCTCCCCTACAACTTCTATTTTTCTCTTTAGTTTATTGATTAGTTTCTGTACCATAAGGATAGTGACTAATTCTATTTAAAAGACTAAAAATAACTAAAGGTACCTATTGACTCATTATTTTTAACTCATACAGTTATTTAGCTAATCAATAAGTTTCTAACTTATTGATACAAGATAATCATAGCAATTTTAAAAAATAAAAACCAATTAATTTTGGATGAATAACAGACAAAAAAAACTACTTTTGATGTTTGTGAGTATCAAAAGTAGTTTCATAATATTTATTTAAAAGGAAGAATTATTCCGGCTATATAAAGGCATATTTTCTGTATATTCCATATAAGTACTAACAATCGTTTTTCGCTGATTATTTTGAACAACAATTACCCAGTTATTTCCTTCATTGTGGGTGATTGTTTCAACATTATCCTCACCCTCAGTTAAGGTAATAATATCTAGTCCATTAAAATACTTCAACTTTTTTGAGTCATGTTTCTAACTCCTTACTTTGCAATAATACTTGCTCCATCATCTTATAAAATCTTTCTCGGTCTGCAGCTGTAAAAGGTTTTGGCCCCTTAGTTCTTTTACCAGCCTGTCGCATTTTTGCTCCCATAAAGCGTTGATTTAATAACATATCAATGTTTTCCAGACGGTATTCAGTACCAGAGTGGTGAAAAATCCGAGTTTGCTTCCCTAAAAGTAAAGCGGCCAAACCATAATCTTGGGTAATAACAATATCATCATTATTAATCTCTTTTACGATTCGATAATCAGCCCCGTCAGCTCCTTTATCTACATAGATAAACCTTACTAAATCACTATATTCTTTTGTCGTATAATGATCCACACTAGTCACAATTAAAACTGGAATTTGATATATATCACTTAATTTAATCACTTCATTTTTTACAGGGGAGCCGTCTCCATCAATCACAAAACGCATGAATATACCTCCTGTAACTATTTATTTTCTGTAATTTGTCATTAACCCCTTTAAGAAATTCCTTGCATAATTATCACCACAAGGCTCGTAGTTACGATGACCTTCTTTTCGCAAAAATGATCCCATTTGACTCTTTGATACAATAATATTAGCATCATCAAGAGTATCAATCATATCTTCAGTTGTATATGATAAAGCAATTTTTAATTTCTTTAACATGACATTATTGGCATTACCAGGATGAAGTTCTAAAGGTTGTTCTGGTCCATCCTTCACGCCTCTTTGAGAAATAATCATCCCATTTAAAAAGCGTTCAAACTGCTCATCAGTAAGCTCTAATTCGTAATCTTCATCATTTACTTTACGTAGCATGCTTAAAAATTCATCCTTTGTAACTTCCACATGACCCAACTTAAATATTTCAATCATATCATTGTCTTTTATGTCTAAAGCGTAGCGTAGACGTTTGATTCTATCGTTATTATTCATTCTTTTCTCCCTTATTTCATATATTCTCTTGTATTATAACAGAGATAAGTTTTTGATGTTATAAAAGACCATACTGATAAGCATACCGTTCACCATGTTCAACTGGTAGCTCAATCACACCTGAAAAAATAAAATCAGTCTGACTTACAACTTACTGCATACTTTTATTTTGTGGATGTGTATCAATCCTAATGGCTCTTATTAATAAGATTACGGACAAAGTGTTCGATGATATAATCTATTAAAGGAGCTTCTTATTATGACAACTAAAAGATATTCAGAAGAATTTAAACAATCAATGATTTCGCTTAAACACAGTGGCCGTTCAGCCACCTCTTTATCAAAGGAATATAACGTTGCGGTGCTTTTGGCAAAAAGTTAATAAAACTAAGGAGAGAGACTGTTTTAAAGGTAGTCTCTCTTAATTTAAATGCTGGACACCGCATTACTCGTATTTTAATGGTACTCAATATTCCTAGAACAACCTATAATGATTCTTCATTTATCTAAATGAGGAATACTAACATCAATTTTAAATCAAGTTAAAAGGAGATTAACTTGATTTAATTATTTTATTCGACTATTTTTGTCCGTAATCTTGACACAAGAGCCATAAAGTTAGATGATATAACAGTGGTTTACTGTCAGGAGCTTGTAAATGAATGGTACGAGAAATATAAGCAATATCCGTACTTTCGTAAGGTTACAGCTCAAATCATGAGGTATGGTGAAGCTATGGAGATTATGAAGAGTAATCCAATGGCTAAGACTACCCTTCCACGTAAGAAGGAAGAAGAAAAAAAGTTACAATACTACACCAAAGATGAATTACAACACTTCTTTGAGTGCCTAAATGACTTCGGCAATTACAAACAATTAGCTTTTTTTAAGGCTTTAGCATTTACTGGATGTCGTAAAAGTGAAATTTTATCACTCCAGTGGGAAGATATAGATTTATTCAATAAAACGGTGTCTATCGGCAAAACTCTAGCTATTGATGAAAACCTTGATATTATCATTCAAACGCCTAAGACTAGCTCTAGTGTGCGTGAGATAAGCTTAGATGATGAAACAGTCAAGATACTGTCTAGGTGGCGTAATATTCAGCGTGAAAAATATTTTAAAATGGGATTCAACACCACAAGTGATAAACAATTTGTATTTACTA contains:
- the recQ gene encoding DNA helicase RecQ; translated protein: MEKIYQCLEEVFGYTTFRAGQEDIIRYINQGENVLGIMPTGGGKSVCYQLPAVMSSDLTLVVSPLISLMKDQVDALNDMGISATYINSTLDYQEINHRLRQVLYGDIKLLYVAPERLSSAEFIQQLNQRQIGLIAIDEAHCISQWGHDFRPSYLDLAENLKYFSNQPTIVALTATATEEVAQDICQLLHIPKSNRVQTGFARENLSFQLFKDQHDNYLLEYLKTNKGQSGIIYATTRKEVERLYRLIKHAGLSVGMYHGGLSETQRSKNQEDFIYDQTQVMIATNAFGMGIDKSNVRFVIHAQLPGNIESYYQEAGRAGRDGLPSDAILLYAPQDIQIQHYFIEQSTGEAEYKQHEYEKLREMNQYAHTQMCLQQYILRYFGENGVACGHCSNCLDDREVVDITKDAQKVLSCVKRMGEKFGKGLIGKVLIGSKDQKITQWQFDKLSTYGLLSDMTQKEVVDLIDFLTAEQLLVPTKDQYPVLLVSENGIDVLLGKKQVFRKQLAVKQLMKADELFESLRLLRSDLATKQNLPPYVVFSDKTLQDLVDKVPTTSIEFLQIKGVGQNKLDKYGEDFMRVIKQHLEMQGHAN
- a CDS encoding YaiI/YqxD family protein, yielding MRFVIDGDGSPVKNEVIKLSDIYQIPVLIVTSVDHYTTKEYSDLVRFIYVDKGADGADYRIVKEINNDDIVITQDYGLAALLLGKQTRIFHHSGTEYRLENIDMLLNQRFMGAKMRQAGKRTKGPKPFTAADRERFYKMMEQVLLQSKELET
- a CDS encoding glycine zipper family protein, whose protein sequence is MAKKKKQETKGYYLYIGVALGLIYGVIFNKIWLGLGIGLVIGAGFDFLMKQDKKKK
- a CDS encoding DUF1456 family protein yields the protein MNNNDRIKRLRYALDIKDNDMIEIFKLGHVEVTKDEFLSMLRKVNDEDYELELTDEQFERFLNGMIISQRGVKDGPEQPLELHPGNANNVMLKKLKIALSYTTEDMIDTLDDANIIVSKSQMGSFLRKEGHRNYEPCGDNYARNFLKGLMTNYRK
- a CDS encoding homocysteine S-methyltransferase family protein, translating into MLSEVIGTHCLIFDGAMGTECLKKGLSYQEFSQSVMSHTEDIVNIHQSYLNAGANVLKTHTFSLSLDDLPEEEIHQLGIRACGLVKGLHPDFWVYDMSPAPLGWDKEKRRQRYQTQAKVALEEDCHQILLETFYDLRELKYALNCVEEVAPAIDVIASITNLEDLTVAEIEQFGNLVNRKQVIALGINCVSDFNQVKSFLESFRQVSDFPVVISPNKGIPTKDDERLIYPVRDMEYLEGIAQIQKFSHVSIGGCCGTTPDMIYKITQI
- a CDS encoding tyrosine-type recombinase/integrase produces the protein MEIMKSNPMAKTTLPRKKEEEKKLQYYTKDELQHFFECLNDFGNYKQLAFFKALAFTGCRKSEILSLQWEDIDLFNKTVSIGKTLAIDENLDIIIQTPKTSSSVREISLDDETVKILSRWRNIQREKYFKMGFNTTSDKQFVFTNERNELYYPQIANDWLKYLIKKYQLPKITPHNFRHTHASLLLQASIPVKEVSERLGHKDIKITLEIYSHVMPEEAEKTANKFANFVGF
- a CDS encoding trimeric intracellular cation channel family protein is translated as MNVLEITSIIGTIAFSFSGALAAMEEKYDLLGIVVLGFVTAFGGGALRNLILGLPMEIFWSQTQLFYVSFITIILVYFFPKKLSSLRTFEIIADAVGLAAFSIQGALYGLELHHGVGPVIVAAILTGTGGGLIRDLLAGKKPTVLCAEVYGSWSILIALAMYFLPPQNSEFYILLIMLTVILRVIGLNRNWRLPTGDFVKSEKEIINK